A single genomic interval of Zunongwangia sp. HGR-M22 harbors:
- the purE gene encoding 5-(carboxyamino)imidazole ribonucleotide mutase has translation MSKVGIIMGSTSDLPVMQEAVDILQGFDIEVEVDIVSAHRTPEKLFDYGKNAHTRGISVIIAGAGGAAHLPGMIASLSPLPVIGVPVKSRNSIDGWDSVLSILQMPGGVPVATVALDGAKNAGILAAQIIGAADKCVQDKVLVFKEGLKEKVIKGAEEVKKK, from the coding sequence ATGAGCAAAGTAGGAATTATTATGGGAAGTACTAGCGACCTGCCGGTAATGCAGGAAGCAGTAGATATTTTACAGGGTTTTGATATTGAAGTTGAAGTAGATATTGTTTCAGCACATCGAACTCCGGAGAAATTATTCGATTACGGAAAAAATGCTCATACTCGCGGAATTAGCGTAATAATTGCCGGTGCTGGTGGCGCCGCACATTTACCAGGAATGATTGCTTCACTTTCTCCGCTACCAGTTATTGGTGTTCCGGTAAAATCTAGAAACTCTATCGATGGTTGGGATTCTGTATTATCGATTCTGCAAATGCCGGGCGGTGTTCCCGTAGCTACCGTTGCTTTAGATGGTGCTAAAAACGCAGGGATTTTAGCTGCTCAAATTATCGGTGCTGCCGATAAATGTGTTCAAGATAAAGTGCTAGTTTTTAAAGAAGGACTTAAAGAAAAAGTGATCAAAGGCGCAGAAGAGGTTAAGAAGAAGTAG